GCGCGGGTTTCAGCAGCACCGAGTCGGGAATGCCGACTTTGCCGATGTCGTGCAGGGGACTCGTCAGATAGATCATGCGAACGAAGTCTGCGTCGATTTCGTCGGCAAACTTAGGTTGCTGCGACAAGTATCTGGCCAGCACGCGGGAATAACCGCGGATCCGTTCCAAATGGGCGCCCGTGTCCGTGTCGCGCGACTCGGCCAGTTTGGCCATCGCAAAGATCGCCAAGTCGCGCGTCTCCATGCCGAGAATCCGGGTGCCGGTGCGGACCCGCACTCTCAGCTCGGCCGGATCGAACGGCTTGGTCATGAAATCGTCGGCCCCGGCAGTGAGACCGGTCACGATGTCCTTGGTCGCTCCGCGCGAGGTGAGAAGGATCACGTAGACATAGCCGCTAAAATCTCCGGCGCGGATCTGACGGCAGAGTTCGATGCCGTCGAGCACGGGCATTTCCCAATCGGTGATCACCAGGCGACAGGTTCCCCGACGCAGGATTTCAAACGCCTCTTTGCCGTCACGGGCGACTTCGACCGAGTAACCTGCCCGCTCGATGGTGCGCCGCGAGATTTCGAGCGAGACCTCATCATCGTCTACGATGAGAATCCGCGGACCGTTCGATTTCATGGGTCGGTTTCCTGATTAAGAAAACAGTCGGTGGTAAGTGTTACGACTTTTCCGTCTGGGCGAAACTGGCTGCCACGACGGATAAGTCACGTTGAACAAACTGGTCGAGCCGCTGGCACTCGGCTTTGATACGGCCCAGGTGGCCGCCGGCGTCATCAAGTTCGGCGGCCCGCCCCATGGCTTCCAACTCGGCGGCCAGACGGCTGATCTCGACGGCCGACACGTTGGCCGCGGATCCCTTGATGCGGTGCGCGAGCGAGGCCGTCTGTTGGGCATTGCGCTCGATCAAGCTCTGCTCCAATTGAACGAGATCGACACCCACCTGCTGCTGAAACTTGTCGAGAATGACTTGCACGAAATCCCAGTCGCCCATGAACCGCTCGGAAAGCGAATCGAAATCCAAGGGCGGCGGGACCTCCTCGACCGGCGCCGGAGTGTAGGGTGGGACCAGCGAGCTTTCGAGCGCCGGCCCACCATGATCGACGTCGCCAATGGCGGGCCGGCGCTCGCAAGCTCGCTGGTCCCACCCTACGGATGCTCCTAAAAGCTCCGCGGCACGGGCGAGATGCTTTTCGACGGTGGCAATCAATTCCCTGCGGTTGAGCGGTTTCTTCAGATAATCCGTCATGCCGGCGTCGAGGCACTTTTGCTTGTCGCCGGCCAATGCATTGGCGGTCAGGGCAATGATCGGCAGGGGCGGACGGTTTTCGCGGGCCTCCCATTGTCGAATGGCGCCGGTCGCCTCATAGCCGTCCATTTCCGGCATTTGGCAGTCCATCAGCACAAGGTTGTAGTCGGCGGCCCTGACGGCTTCCACGGCCTGCCGGCCGTTGGACCGCACTTCGCAGCGATAGCCGCCTGCCCGCAGCAACTCCACCGCCACTTGTTGATTGATCTCGTTGTCTTCGACCAGGAGTAGCTTGGCGTCTTTCGGGCCGGCCGCCTGCCGTGTCTTGCCGCTGTTTCGGACGGGGGTTTCCACTTCGTCTGTTTGTAGGTTCGGCTGTAATGCGGAGATCATGGCATCGAACAGCCGTGACGCGGTGATCGGTTTGCTGAGGCGATGCACCGCCACCGGCCCACCGTCGGTCGCCTCTTCGCCCTCGTCGCTCAGGGCCGTGACAAGCAGGATCACCGTGGCGCCGAGCGTCGCACTACGAGCAATCCGGTCGGCCAGCTCGCGGCCGTCCGGATCGCGAAGGGCCGAGTCGACGATGGCAATCTGATACGGGTTACCGCTGACGGCCGCGGTGCCAAGCTGCGTAAGTGCGGAGGTGCCGTTGGTGACGGTATCGCTGTGGATTCGCCAGGCCGACAACTGCCGATGAATCGCCGCCAGCACGGCGGCGTTGTCGC
Above is a genomic segment from Pirellulales bacterium containing:
- a CDS encoding response regulator yields the protein MKSNGPRILIVDDDEVSLEISRRTIERAGYSVEVARDGKEAFEILRRGTCRLVITDWEMPVLDGIELCRQIRAGDFSGYVYVILLTSRGATKDIVTGLTAGADDFMTKPFDPAELRVRVRTGTRILGMETRDLAIFAMAKLAESRDTDTGAHLERIRGYSRVLARYLSQQPKFADEIDADFVRMIYLTSPLHDIGKVGIPDSVLLKPARLSDREFDLMKQHTLIGAGTLDAALEQHPEAEFLRMGRDIALTHHERWDGSGYPQGLSGRNIPLCGRIVALADVYDALSSKRVYKDAFAHDVVRSIIVAESGSHFDPDVVQAFLATEDEFLAVLRQFSGKSAEQPSPTAAALVTPVGLLPSATPAVPLTPVSAS